The following are from one region of the Kryptolebias marmoratus isolate JLee-2015 unplaced genomic scaffold, ASM164957v2 Scaffold68, whole genome shotgun sequence genome:
- the LOC108229102 gene encoding cell wall integrity and stress response component 1-like isoform X1, whose translation MCYCFVRLGVNDICPSIFPAATKRPSSASSLSGIVGRMMSSGERGASSSSCTSVNTVCSDSDRPSSFSLSSSTSSVSLQDASHSSSSSSSSLPYGTVPAYSASSTASTPKRNSSDISLDLTPINTLHGGGGVTKVTARSPAPNGHIASQVSAAVEATPRQLSRLQRVVLEIVETEQTYVRDLRSIVEVVGQCGGGILSLLRLGPAKPQEPRLDHQTLASEPPFPSQTWLQGGALMLLLFIHQGF comes from the exons TGCTTTGTTAGGTTGGGGGTTAATGATATTTGTCCCTCCATCTTCCCGGCAGCCACCAAGCGTCCCTCCTCGGCCTCGTCCCTGAGTGGGATTGTGGGTAGGATGATGTCATCTGGTGAGCGAGGAGCATCTTCGTCCTCCTGCACTTCGGTCAACACCGTCTGCTCAGACAGCGACCGTCCCAGCTCCttctccctgtcctcctccacctcctctgtctccctgcAGGATGCTTCCcactcctcctcatcctcctcttcatcactccCCTATGGCACCGTGCCGGCCTACAGCGCCTCCTCAACAGCCTCCACGCCCAAGAGGAACAGCTCAGACATCAGTCTGGACCTCACCCCCATCAACACTCTGCATGGAGGGGGAGGAGTTACCAAGGTGACTGCTAGAAGCCCCGCCCCAAATGGACACATAGCCAGTCAGGTGTCAGCAGCAGTGGAGGCCACGCCCAGACAGCTTTCCCGTCTGCAAAGGGTGGTTCTGGAGATCGTGGAGACAGAGCAGACCTACGTCAGAGACCTGAGAAGCATTGTGGAG GTGGTGGGTCAATGTGGAGGTGGCATCCTGTCTCTTCTTCGGCTTGGCCCAGCCAAGCCCCAGGAGCCAAGGCTTGACCACCAGACGCTCGCCAGCGAGCCCCCCTTCCCCTCCCAGACCTGGCTCCAGGGGGGTGCACTGATGCTTCTGCTGTTTATCCATCAAGGTTTTTGA
- the LOC108229102 gene encoding cell wall integrity and stress response component 1-like isoform X2: MPEWSRRGSQRSSSNSATKRPSSASSLSGIVGRMMSSGERGASSSSCTSVNTVCSDSDRPSSFSLSSSTSSVSLQDASHSSSSSSSSLPYGTVPAYSASSTASTPKRNSSDISLDLTPINTLHGGGGVTKVTARSPAPNGHIASQVSAAVEATPRQLSRLQRVVLEIVETEQTYVRDLRSIVEVVGQCGGGILSLLRLGPAKPQEPRLDHQTLASEPPFPSQTWLQGGALMLLLFIHQGF, from the exons CCACCAAGCGTCCCTCCTCGGCCTCGTCCCTGAGTGGGATTGTGGGTAGGATGATGTCATCTGGTGAGCGAGGAGCATCTTCGTCCTCCTGCACTTCGGTCAACACCGTCTGCTCAGACAGCGACCGTCCCAGCTCCttctccctgtcctcctccacctcctctgtctccctgcAGGATGCTTCCcactcctcctcatcctcctcttcatcactccCCTATGGCACCGTGCCGGCCTACAGCGCCTCCTCAACAGCCTCCACGCCCAAGAGGAACAGCTCAGACATCAGTCTGGACCTCACCCCCATCAACACTCTGCATGGAGGGGGAGGAGTTACCAAGGTGACTGCTAGAAGCCCCGCCCCAAATGGACACATAGCCAGTCAGGTGTCAGCAGCAGTGGAGGCCACGCCCAGACAGCTTTCCCGTCTGCAAAGGGTGGTTCTGGAGATCGTGGAGACAGAGCAGACCTACGTCAGAGACCTGAGAAGCATTGTGGAG GTGGTGGGTCAATGTGGAGGTGGCATCCTGTCTCTTCTTCGGCTTGGCCCAGCCAAGCCCCAGGAGCCAAGGCTTGACCACCAGACGCTCGCCAGCGAGCCCCCCTTCCCCTCCCAGACCTGGCTCCAGGGGGGTGCACTGATGCTTCTGCTGTTTATCCATCAAGGTTTTTGA
- the LOC108229102 gene encoding cell wall integrity and stress response component 1-like isoform X3: MMSSGERGASSSSCTSVNTVCSDSDRPSSFSLSSSTSSVSLQDASHSSSSSSSSLPYGTVPAYSASSTASTPKRNSSDISLDLTPINTLHGGGGVTKVTARSPAPNGHIASQVSAAVEATPRQLSRLQRVVLEIVETEQTYVRDLRSIVEVVGQCGGGILSLLRLGPAKPQEPRLDHQTLASEPPFPSQTWLQGGALMLLLFIHQGF, from the exons ATGATGTCATCTGGTGAGCGAGGAGCATCTTCGTCCTCCTGCACTTCGGTCAACACCGTCTGCTCAGACAGCGACCGTCCCAGCTCCttctccctgtcctcctccacctcctctgtctccctgcAGGATGCTTCCcactcctcctcatcctcctcttcatcactccCCTATGGCACCGTGCCGGCCTACAGCGCCTCCTCAACAGCCTCCACGCCCAAGAGGAACAGCTCAGACATCAGTCTGGACCTCACCCCCATCAACACTCTGCATGGAGGGGGAGGAGTTACCAAGGTGACTGCTAGAAGCCCCGCCCCAAATGGACACATAGCCAGTCAGGTGTCAGCAGCAGTGGAGGCCACGCCCAGACAGCTTTCCCGTCTGCAAAGGGTGGTTCTGGAGATCGTGGAGACAGAGCAGACCTACGTCAGAGACCTGAGAAGCATTGTGGAG GTGGTGGGTCAATGTGGAGGTGGCATCCTGTCTCTTCTTCGGCTTGGCCCAGCCAAGCCCCAGGAGCCAAGGCTTGACCACCAGACGCTCGCCAGCGAGCCCCCCTTCCCCTCCCAGACCTGGCTCCAGGGGGGTGCACTGATGCTTCTGCTGTTTATCCATCAAGGTTTTTGA